Proteins from a single region of Antechinus flavipes isolate AdamAnt ecotype Samford, QLD, Australia chromosome 2, AdamAnt_v2, whole genome shotgun sequence:
- the MPHOSPH6 gene encoding M-phase phosphoprotein 6, whose amino-acid sequence MAATSKPKLSKNLLRMKFMQRGLDAETKKQLEEEEKKIISEEHWYLDLPELKEKESFIIEEQSFMLCEDLLYGRMSFRGFNPEIEKLMVQMNSKNKDEEVEDVSMEADVSDEEMARRYESLVGTIGKKFAKKRDRAQYDEDENGNIKSVKTKKTFLKPRE is encoded by the exons ATGGCGGCCACGTCTAAACCCAAGCTGTCAAAGAATCTGCTGCGGATGAAG TTCATGCAAAGAGGATTGGATGCAGAAACTAAAAAACAgctagaagaggaagaaaagaaaataatcagtgAAGAACACTGGTATTTGGATTTACCTGAACTTAAGGAGAAAGA GAGTTTCATAATAGAGGAGCAGAGCTTTATGCTTTGTGAAGATCTTTTGTATGGAAGAATGTCATTCAGAGGGTTTAATCCAGAAATCGAG AAATTAATGGTCCAAATGAATTCCAAAAATaaagatgaggaagttgaagaTGTATCAATGGAGGCTGATGTGTCTGATGAAGAAATGGCCAGACG GTATGAAAGTTTAGTGGGCACAATTGGAAAGAAGTTTGCTAAAAAGAGAGATCGAGCACAGTATGATGAAGATGAAAATGGTAACATAAAATCAGTTAAAACTAAGAAGACATTTTTAAAGCCTCGGGAATAG